The sequence below is a genomic window from Lolium perenne isolate Kyuss_39 chromosome 7, Kyuss_2.0, whole genome shotgun sequence.
CTGTTTCCTTGTCTTGTTTGGTCTAAATGCTCTTTTAAGAGAACCAGGCAAGTGAGAAGATCTTTCACATAGCTCATGCATCGACTATTATTCTATCACAAAAATACTAGGTTGCATTATTTTTAGGATAGCTGTATTGTAGGGGTGAAGGAGAAGGAATGCAATTATAGATTCAGTTTACCTTTGAAGTGTTTCACTTAGCATAATTCATTACACTCAAGCATGACTCCTTGTCCACTTCATTTTTTTTTGCCGTGATGTTGTTTTTGAAATAAATCTGCCTAACTGGTGCTTTCACCCCAATTCACTGATCCGAATAGCAAGAATAGCGTGTGCGCACACGCTGTTTGATTTGAATTAGCCTCATAGGGTCAGTTCTAGGCTTCACATGTATCAATTACACACTGGGTATTATGATTTCCTGATAAATTTCCTTTCGTGACCTAAGTTTGATTTTTTTTCCCTATGAAACACACCTAGAAGTTTGTGGTGCTACTCGGCATGAAGCAACTAAGTTAGCATGACCTACGATTTCCAGGGCTCTTTTCCTATTGTGTACATGAGTCTGGCTATGTGTGCCAACATGGATTGCAAATTACAGTGCTAGACACAGAAAAAGTGTGACTTTGCAGTCATGTATTTCCAGTTGAGATCAGTATCACCTATGGGACAGATGTTGTTCTGGTAATGCTCTTGATACTGTTATACCTAGCGGAGTAGCAGGTGTGGACAAATGGCTCCTGAAAATCTGAAAAATATTCTGTAGAGAGTCAATGATGTATAATATAGACGTGCGAAATCTCAGTGCAAAATTCTAGGTATTTTGGGCTACAAAAGAATAACAATATCTGACAAATTATGGAGTTTTGAAAATGTGTACTGGTCACTATTCTCAGATCCACactttttttcatttttgtgtagcctagagtACATAGTATTTTGCATTGACATTTTGCACGCTTATAGTATACAACAATGATTGCCTACAGATTTTTTTTAGAACTTTGAACTATGATATTTCTTTAAAAATCAAATTAAAGAGTTATTTTTATTGCGTTTGTGGGAAAGCTAATCTAGCTGACGAGCATAATTCTgattccttctcttgtttggtctaAATGCTCTTTTAAGAGAACCAGGCAAGAGAGAAGATCTTTCACATAGCTCATGCATCCACTATTCTAGGACTCGTGAAATCACAAAAATACTAGGTTGCATTATTTTTAGGATAGCTGTATGGTAGGGGTAAAGGAGAAGGAATGCgattatagatcatgtttacattCGAAGTGTTTGACCTCACCAAAATTCATAAGACTCAAGCACGACTCCTTGTCCACTTTAGTTCCTTTTGTCGTGATGTTGTTTTTGAAATAAATCTGCATAACTGGTGCTTTCACCTGAGTCATTGATCTGAATAGCAAGAATAGCATGTTCTCACAAGCTGTTTGATTTGAATCAGCCTCATAGGGTCAGTTCTAAGCATGTGCTCACAAGCTGTTTGATTTGAATCAGCCTCATAGGATCAGTTTTAGGCTTCACATGTATCAAATACTCACTGTGGCTACTATGATTTCCTGATAAATTTCTTTCCGTGACCTAAGTTTGATTTTTTCTTCTATGAAGCACACCTAAGTTAGAAGTTTGTTATACTGCTCGGCATGAAGCCACCAAGTTAGCATGACCTATGATTTCCAGGGCTCGTTTCTTATTGTGTACATGAGTCTGGCTATATGTTCCAATATGGATTGCAAATTACAGTACTAGACACAGAAAAGTTTGACTTTGCAGTCACCTATTTTAATTCCAGTTGAGATCAGTATCACCTATGGGACAAATGCTATTCTGGTAATGCTCTTGATACTGTTATACCGAGCGGGTGCGGGCAAATGGTCCCCGAGCTCCATGGAGCCTTTTAGATTGAAAAAATCGAAAAATATTATGTATGTAGCCAATGATGTATACTATAGGCGTGCAAAATTCTCGGTATTTCGGGCTACACCAAAATaacaaaatctgaaaaaaattggAGTTCACAAAATGTGTATTGTTCACTATTTTCAGATCCACACTTTTGTCATTTTTTGTATAGCATAGACTACATAGTATTTTGTATTGAGATTGCACGCTTATAGTATACAACATTGACTGCCTATagtttttttttcagaatttttaataCTTTGAActatgatttttttaatttttcaaaataaaaagctacaTGGAGCTTGTCCTCCATTCCGAGTTTCCGTATACCTAGCCCAATATAAGACCTAAAATATGCTCCTTTTAGCTCGTCAGCTCTTGAATATGTGTACGCTTTGGACCCAAAATTCTTCCCAccattgttgttgtcttcacTGATAATATGAAGTGGTAACCTTTGTAGTTACCACACAGCCTTTCTAATCGTCGACAGTTCATTTTTGCATTTGGACATTCTTATTTACATGATTTAGTATCTGTTATTTTCTTGTGCATGTGGGAAAGCTAATCAAGCTCAGGGTTATAATTGTGATTCGTTGTCCTGTTTGTTCCAAATGATCTTTTAAAAGAACCATGATAGAAGATCTTTCACATAGCTCATCACTATTATTGTAGGCCTCATAGAATCACAAAAATACTACTCAGTAGGTCGCAATAATTATTTTGGAGGAACAATTCTATGGTCAAGTTAATGGAGTAGGAATGCAAGTGTAAATTTAATTTACCTTTGGAGTAGAATTGCAAGTTTTTTTTGTATTATCACATATATCAGTTTTCTACCCTGATGTTTTTTTCAAAATAAATCTGCCTAATGGGTATGGTCACAAATAACAGCATGAGCAAGTCACTGCTCTGAATAGCAAATCCATGATTTGTTGATTCTGACTAACCAAGATCCCTCTGAGGTGTCTCCTAGTCTCCTTCCTTGATCTAAGTCTGAAGTTCTTTTTATCTTTGAAGCTGATATCCTCAATAGGAAACTACCAATTGAGCAGTACCTAATATTTCCAGGACGTTTTTTTTTGTTAACTAGTATAAGACACATAAAAAAGGATGTGAAGATAGTTTACTCACGTTATATGTCAGATTAAttctctttgatgcatttgtgagccACCTAGTAGATTTCAGGCGAGAAACGCATGTAAATGTGTTACTTTACATGCTTCCGTCTGGCTATGTGTTCCAATTTACACTGCAAATGGAAAAGCAAGTCTTTGCAGTCACATGTTTCAAGTACAGTTGAGATCAATATATCACCAATGGAGCAAATCCTATTCTGCTAATCTAAGACCTATATAACTTATTCTGTTAAGCTTGTAAACTCTTGAATCGATCTGTGTACAAAATTCTTCTAACTTCTGTCTCGTTTGTGCAGATTTGATGGAGCCATATTGAGATCATTCTTAATTCAAATCAATTCTGATTCCAATGGCGTGGAGTTCTCAGGAGATGTTATCACCTTATCTACAGCACAATCTACATTGCTTCACCTGGTGGTGGTCGTGTCTATTGTTTCAGTTAATTAGTGTAACGTGTATGTGAATGTTTCCTGCCTGAGAGTGTCACATTGAGGTTACCAGTGGTTAACAGTTGGCAGTGGTCATGTCTATGTTGTTCTTCCTATCATGCCGAAGAGTGTGACACTGAACTTACTTTACATGCCTTAGTCTGGCTGTGTGTTCCAACTTCCATTGCAAGTGACAGTGCTAAACATGGAAAAGCAAAGTATTTGCAGTCACATGTTTCAAATTTCATCAGTGGAGTTCTCTCTGAAGTGACCCCCTTGCCTACAGGATGGCACAATCTACATGTGCTTCACTTGACAGGCTGCCGTGTCTATTTCAGTTAATTAAGCAAATATCGATGTGGTCGTTTCCCTGACCGAGCATGGCATTGAAATTAACAGCGGGTCAACTTGGCAGCGGCCATGTCTATGTTGTTCTTCCTATCATGAATAGAAGGCCCTGCTGACTCTAGTTTTATGAGAACTCATTTTTGTTAATCGAACAGAAAGTTCACTTGAAAAATATTTCCTTCACGCGAAACTCACAACATGCACAAATGGAATAACTGGTCTCACCATGGGTACATGTACGGATTAGAGaaagacatgccattccaatccggCGTTATGAACCACCAGCCGTCACCACCAATCTGCCCCAAGTCTGTGGCCTTCGGGCCATGGGGAGGAATGGACCTGGTTCCCGTTGGCAGGAGGGCTCCGTTTTCCTGGTTTTAGGTTGAAAGTTTGGTGGGGCGGCGACGCTTTCTCCAATAAAGTCTCCTTGGGTTCAGCCTTATTTTAGCGGCAACGTCGAGAAACTTGTGGGAGTGGTGTGGTTCTCGAGGATCTTTTCTggcgggggaggggggggggggggggggggtattcgGATTGTCATGGAGCTTCATCGACGGTTATTCCTTCTTCCTCATCTCTGGGACGGATGTGGTCTTCTTGACCTGTtcggcgacttcccgtccgcaTCCAACAACGTCAGGCCGACTgagggaggagcggcagcggtGACGCGCCATCGACACTGATTATTCATTTTAGTTGAGGTGATTTGTACGGTTCgatgtttctcttaatgccaATGTTCTTTTCGCCAAAAAAAAGCCCTAAGTGTTTATCAAGTTTTTCCGGCCAATCATACACATGTAGAAGGCTTTTTTTATGGTTCCCTGTAAAAAAACTGTAGCACATTTTATTCTTGTTCTCCCTCAAATAAAATGGAGTAAGAGTTAATTTTTTTTCTCTCACTCTGGCCGTCCAAAGCCCATCGTGGCAGCAGAGAGCACTCCTCTCAAGCGCTCTCCCATCTCCTCGAGGGTTTCCGGCGGCCGGCTCCTCCGACTGCCAgctcttccgccgccgccgccggcctgcAGCTCCCGTTCTCTATCCCACCAGGCCAATGGAGGCATCCACCGCGCGCCGTCGGAGCGTGCGCAGGAAAGCGGCGACGACTCTGACGGAAATCCCCGACCACCTCCTGGCGGAGATCTTCCTCCGGCTGCCCGCCGCAGAAGACCTCGCCCGTGCCTCTGCCGTCTGCGTCTCCTTCCGCCGGCTCGTCAAGGACAAATCCTTCCTCCGTGGCTTCCGCCGCCTCCACCGGCGTGCAGCTACCGTTCTCCACTCCTCCACGCCAATGGCGACCTCCACGGCGCGCCGTCGGCACGGTCGCAAGAAAACCAAGACGACTCTCACAGAGATCCCCGACCACCTCCTGTCCGAGATCCTCCTCCGGCTGCCCGCCGCAGGAGACCTCGCCCGTGTCTCCGCCGCCTGCGTCACATTTCGCCGCCTCGTCATCGACACCGACGGATCCTTCCTCCGCCGCTTCCGCCGCCTCCACGACCCGCTCCTCCTCGCCTTTTTCGACCGCGACGGGTTCCACCACGCCGTCCCGCCGCACCCCTCCGCGCTCGCCTCCGCTGCCGACTTCTCATTCTCATTCTTCCCCAACCATGGCGACTGGGCCGTTCAGGACATCCGCGACggacgcgtcctcctcctccgaccCGGCGAGGGCCAGCAGCGCCGGGTCTCCATGGAGGTTCTCCACGCCGACGAGGGCCAGCAGCGCCAGGTCTCCATGGAGCTTGCGGTGTGCGATCCCTTGCACCGGAGATACGTCCTGCTTCCCCCAGTACCTGACGACTTAGTAGCTTCGGTGGCGCATGCGGCCACGGATTACAGGCCCTGTTACGAGGCTTTCCTCGCCCCCCTCGAGGAAGAGGCAGATACTGCATTCAGCGTGATATGGATGGTACATTTCAGTACTAGGTTGGCCGCTTTGGTCTTCTCTTCAATCACTGGACAGTGGCAAGTGGCTGCATCCAAGGAATGGAGGGATTTGTTCCTTGGCCAGGGCAAGTCGACCATGGTGTCACCGATCGACCGTGAATATCACGAGCGCCATTACGCTTATGGCTGCTTCTACTGGGAGTCCACCACAAGTCAGAAGAAAGGGTTGCTTGTGCTTGACACCCGTACGATGGAGTTCTCCCTTTCTGACCTCCCGCCCAGAGAATGGTGTACGCTAGGTCTAGCCATTGTGGAGGTAGGGGAAGGCAGGCTTGGACTGTTCGGTATCCTTGATAAAACTTTTGCTGGCAAATTTGAACTCTGTTATTACATCAGGGGAAACAACGCTGAGAGTTCTAGCCAGTGGAAGTTGGAGAAGACAATCTCACTAGGTTCTGGGTGCCAGCATCATATCAAAACTGCATCTGGGAGGTACTTGCTCGTAGGAAAGTTTCGAGCCATGCAGTTCGCAGGCTCAACTCCTTGGTTGCCGGGCTTGGAATATATCTCAGTTGATGTCAGGACGTTGCAGCTTGAGAAGGTTTGTAGTAAATCATCTGGGTTTGCCATGTCCAGGACTTGGATATATACCAACTTCCCGCCATCGTTGTCTTCACCGACAATATGAAGTGGTAAGTTTTCTATTGCATCCTAGTTTTATGTCCTTCCATTCATAGTTTGCACACAGCTCGTCTGATGCTTAATAGTTCATTATTATGATCGTTCATTCCTTTGGACGATTTAGCACCGGTTCTTTTCTTGTGGTTGTGGGTAATCAAGCTCAGGAACATAATTATGATTTCTTGTTTTGTTTGCTCCAATCGCCATTTGGAGGGAAGCTGACAATAAAAATGATCTTTCACATCGCTTATGCATCCATTGTTATTTTAGGCCTAATGAAATCACGGAAATGCTATATCACGATAACTATTTTCTATATTTCATATTCAAGGTGTAGAAGGAATACTAGTGTGGATCCAGTTTAAAATTCGTTTCATCCAAGCACGGTTCATCTTGGCTGCTTTTCTTTATTAATATAAGGATACTGAAAAAAAGTTTATTTTTTTACTTTTAGTCACCTTCTCATCTATAATTTTATTATCGatatggttttgaaataaatctcCGTAATTGCTAGTCACAAATAAGAGCCAGATTCAGTGCTCTTTATAGAAAGAACAGCTTGTGCTCGAGCACAAGCTGTTTTATTTGAATGAGCCTCGTAAGGTCAGTCATAGGTgggtcacacactttttctttttgtttgttCTATAAGATAGTTTGAACAGTTCACCTGCCTTTTTCCGAGTCTCCCAATATATGCCAAATATAAGCATTAATCTCTGTAGGATGGTAGTGGGGAACCCCAGATTCTTTTTCCTTCTGTGATGTAAGTTCTAAGTTTCTTATTCAAACATACCAAACTTAGAAGTTTGTAGACTACTTAGGTTGTATAAAAAGTTCTGCAACAGAAAGGTACCACTTTTGCATGATCCAAGTTTTCCAGGACTCGTTATTTATGCTTACATGCCTCTGTTTGGCTTTGTGTTCCACCATGCATTGCTAGTTACACCGCTATACACATAATAGTGAATATTTGCAGTGACATGTTGAAATTCAGTTGAGATTAATATTACCATTTGGACAGATGCTACTCTACTTCTGTCTGTAATTATGTATACTCTGTAGCCCCAGATAATCTGTTCCATTTTGATTGTAAACTCTTGAATATGTACTATCTGAGCTGACAATTGTTACATGAATATGTCCCCCTTCTCTGCCTGAAGTTTTTCTTCTAGACTTTTAGTCATCTTCAGTTCTTCACAGCTATATATTTTTTTATCTTCGTTGTTGCTTCGAAATGAATCTGTAGGTTACCAATTCATGCCATTAATCTCTGTAGGATAGTAGAGAGCACACACAGGCAATTAGAGCACGTTTACTTTGTGTCCTGGCCATGTCGTGCCTATCCAGGAGCTTCCCTGGGACATCTGTTTGGTCACGTCTGAATATTAATCCCTTGTCTCGATGGAGCCATTTCTGGATCAGCACTCCCATCCTCGGAGCTCCAAGTTTTTTGTGTCATTCCGGCAGCGTGGACTTGGCGCGGATGCCATTGCCTTGCCTACAAGGCTACAAGGCGTCATAGCTAATCTACAGTTGGCGACTCACATGTCCGTGCCCATGAATTGTGTCCTCATTGTTCTTCCTTTCATGAGCTCTCTACTCGTGTCTTCGGTCAGTCTAGTGTAACCCATATCGGTCATGTGGCTGCTGTCCCAGCCTAATCAATCTAGAACGTGAACAATGAAACTTGACAGTTCTGAACAATGTGTTCGGGAGAGTCTTGACACTTGTGACTTGTGTGTGGCAGGCTTGTAGTGATGAATTGAAAGGTCTGGTTCGTTAACCTTAGCCGACTTTATCTGCCTGAGTACTGAATAGTGCATGGTGCGACGTGACTGCGTTCGTGGGAGCAGAAAGAAAGGTACATGTTGATTGCCATTCCTATCACGTAATGGCTTTGTGATAGACCGTTGGTTAGTTTATTATAACTGGATTACCTCTGGAGGTATGCTTTGGTGATCATGGAACCGATCCTTATCCCTCCCGGCCGCCGTAGCCGATGGATGGGCTTGAGCATTCCACTCACAAGTTGGAATGCAGTTTTTCACTGACCAAATCAAGCACCCACACCAGGCCGAAATGCCACTTGCAATGCAGTTTTATGTAAAGACTTAGCATAAAGGGTTTCAGGTGACGAAAAAAGATCAGTTCGTTGATGCAGATTAGCAGTTACACTCTGTCCGTCTACTCGTCTGACTGGGCGGCGTCACCGTCGCCGCTGCGGTAAAGGAAGACGCCGATCGTCGCCTCTCGCCCGTCCGTCCACTCCTCTAGCCGTACGAAGCCTTTCTCTCGGAGCAGCATCGGGTTATGTCAGTTGTGTGACCGTTGCCGCCTCGGCAAAGGAAGACGCCGATCGTCGCCTCTCGTCCGTCCGTCGGCCGTTGCGCAAAAGCAGACGCCGATCGTCCGTCCGTCCAGTCCGCCGTGCCAAACCTTTCTTTCGGAGTAGCATCGGGTTCGGCTCGCGTTCACATCGATTCATTTTTGTACACATGCCCGCTGTCTCCGCTAGGTGCCTTTTGGAGCAACGGAGGAACGCTGTCGCTCCCTGTCCTTTTTGGCCTTCCTTTCGGCAGCGTGCTTTTTATCATGTCAGTTCCGCGTGAGTGTGAGTATCAGATGTTATTAGCCTCGGAAGAGAGGAAGTATCGAATGTTTGACAGTGGACGTAATCTCTCCCGTATCGTATCGTATCATATCGCTGAGAGAGGGGTTGTGCTGAGGAGCACGCACGTACTTGTAGGACTAATTAACAAGGTTTATGCACTTAGTCGCGTGGCTTTCAGTCAATCATGCTAAGCATGAGAAGAATGAGGGTAAATATGAATGAAGAAAACCAAAAGAAATCGGAAAAAGGTTCCAAACCAACACCTTTTGATTTTCTTACTTAACCATGACTATTGCAGCGCCCATAATGGCCAAAGATTAGCTTCTACTCCCTCTATTCCGATTTAATGAACTTCAATCCAAGGGAGTTTTTACAGTACCTTTTACTACACATGGGAGGTGAGTGGTATGATTTAAAATCTAGCCATTGATTTAGAGGGGTATTAAAGTTTATAACAAATCAATTATGGTAACATTTTTTGACCGATCAATTATGGTAACATTAAGCGCACTAATTCTCCTATTATTTTCCCCTAAAATCCCGTCAGCTAGATCTCAAAATACGAGAACATGTTCTTCACCATTGTTTCTGGCTTTGTGCGTCTGTATTGGTATAGATCTTGCTCCATGTCATGTTTTTGCGTTACGAAACAATGGCCATAAGAAGAGCTCTATCTCGCTGGAGTTTTGCAAAACACATGACAAGGAAACTAGCCAGACGCCTTATGAGTTCTCAATCAAGGTAGTGTAAATTCATATTACTCTCCCAATCTGGATAATTGAGCAGATAAAACTGACGAAAAAAATTCGAAGAAGGAAAGATCTAGACAATCTCCCTTTTTAACGGGATTTGCTGCCGTCATTTGTGAGCCTTCCATTTTTACGGATTTATTATTGCAACTTGCCGATTATGGCCCTTGTGGTATGAATCATACCACTATGGTTTTAGGGAGTAGTATGAGTCCACACAAACCGTTAGATCTACGAAAATGAATGGTCTATATCCTATTGGGGGTACCATAAAAGTCCCCCAATCCAAACCATTATCTTCTCATTGTCTTGTCTCCCTCACGTCAATTTAAACGGAATGGATGGAGTAGTTTATATCGCCACATTACACTCAGTTAACATCGAATCTAACGTATTGAATCTAGAACAACAAGGATGTTGATACGAGTGGCGAAGTTAGGGGAGGTAGGGGCCATGCCATTGTACACCAGGACATATTTTAGAGCTAAGTATGATTTTGACAAGTTTTTTATAGTGCAAATTGGCCTTCTTGCACACCATCATCCCAACTGATGATTAACATGTTTGGCGCTCGTTAACCTATAATCATGTCTCCGCCCCTAGGTGATACCAAACATGGTAACACCAAACATGGTAACGAGGAGGGGGTGAACCCCATTGGCATGGAATCGATGGACACAATACCACTGATCACAACAATGGCAATATTGTGGACCACGATGGTGTTCAAGAAGGCGATGCCTCTTGATTGCTTACTGTTATGTTTTATTGCACACGAGTAGTAGCTCTTGATTTACTCGCGCTCGAGCCACATGTTCTATCTCGGTCCATCCCAACTACTTGTCCCGTTTACTAGTTTTGTATAGTTGTCAGATCAAGACGATTTTTTGTTGAGTGGGAGGGCATCATCAATTGTAGGATCACAGATGATTAttatctaatcaaagaattttagaTTAAGATTTCGCACGTTTGTAGATTTCATCATTGTCTATATCTAGGATTTTTATTCAGATTTTTTTAAAACTTAAAATTATGACTCCAAATTTTTGAAAATAAAGGGCTACATATAGCTCGGCCCCCGTTTGCAATATTCGGGTGAATTACATCTATCTATTGTGCTAGACTTGTATTGGAGTACTCTTGTTTCAAAACATAAGCCTTTTTTTTTATAAAGCTAGCGTAGTTGCCCATATGCCTCGCGCTAGCTGGAAATACAACGACTAGTGGTAGCACATTTACCGTTAACGGCGGCCCATGCGTGCGGGACAGCTTGCACTCTGCACATAAAGCGACGGACCGTTGCCATCGTCCAGCTTGCGCGCGCGAGGACCGACCGTTAACGGCTCCCTCACGCGAAATCCCCAGACTACCCTCAGACGTCGCCCGACGACGGCGCTGCTTGTTTTGCTTCGCTCCGCGCCTCGTGCGCGTCTCCTACCCTTCACGCCGCCGTCGTCACTGTCCTTATCCGTCTTTTTGCCATCTCTCCCTATTTAGCGCCGCCCGCGCTCCTTCGTCTCCACTCAGCCAGCCACACTGCGACGCACCTCGACAGTCTCATAACCACGTCCCCGACCTCGAGCAAGCACACTACCCCCAAGCCAGtctccggccatggactcggagtcGTCGACGTCGGCCTACTCGCCCCCGACCCTGCGCCACAAGCTGCGGACCACCGTGTGCGGCTGCTTCGGCTCGCCCGGCAACGACGGCGGCAGGGCCAAGTGGAGGAGACGGGTGGCCGCCACGGGCGAGTTCAGGTACGACCCGCTCAGCTACGCGCTCAACTTCGACGACGGCGGCAGCGACGACAGCGACGAGGGCGCCGATGCCGCAGCGGCCGCGTTCCGGTACCGGGACTTCAGCTCCCGCCTGCCGCCCTCGCCGAAGCCGGCAGCCGCCCGCAGGCTCACCGCCGTCGCCATTGCCTGAACTCTGTTATTTTTTCCTGTAACTCTGATTTGATTTTCTTCTCTAAGCGAGACTGAAGCCCTTACTTACATCTGTAACTCTAAGGAATTACTTTATCTTCGAGCAACATTGTAGCGAGAGGAGTATAGCAGTAGTAGCAAACCGAAATGGTTCCCCGTGTAATCGACCACTAATATACAGTGAACTGAGGACTTGATTGTCACAGAAATTTGTCCCTGTTCTCCCTCTCTCTGAAACTTTTATCTCTGACAGTTTCGATCATTTCAAAGCTCTTGATTAAAATCTGCTCCGATTTCTGATTCCGGAGGCCCCATGTGGATTACATTTCATTCAGAGTTGAGCCGAGCTTGGATTGCGCTGCAGTGCGGCGACTGGCGACAAAGAAAATACTGAACTTCACTCTCTGAGTCTGAGCTACAATTCACTCTGTTCTCTGAATTTTGGAAGCCTGGCACTTTTGACAATTTGGTTCTCGCGGATGAATAGAGAGATAGGGAGCTGGTCAGAGTGAACGCACCACAGAACGGCGGAAAAGGCGCGCTGTGTGTGTGGGAATCCGATGCCGGAGAGGCGACCCAGTGCAATGCAAGTAGAGCTAGCCATTTTGGCTGTCGCTCCAAACGGTCACCTCTCTGCTAGCTGTCGGTAAGGAACAGTCAAAGGGAGTACTCACCATCGCAACAGCTAGCTTCGTTGACTGTACATGTAGGGGCTCGGAAGAGGTGAAGCTTTCGCGCCAAATTGTTCAGTCTTCTGATCTTTTACGCACTAGGAAACTAAGCAAGTGGTGTCAAAGATGTATACATGTAGAGAACCCATGCTAAAACACAAGTATTAGCGCAGCTAGCACGAATCAGCTAAGAGCATTTCCACTGGGAGCCTAAAATCGTAACCAACAGTAATTTAGGGTTAAATTGCTCACATCGGTGGTCCCAACAAAGATCTAGGTCACTCCGCTCCCAATAAAATCGGTAGAAATCCAACCCACACCCTGTACGAGGCCGTCTGATTGGGAGCGCCGGCGCTGCTAGCAAACAACTCCATTTGGCTTCCCTTCGGTCTAGCTCACATGCTAGTGACATAAACTACCAGGATCACTCCTTTCTCTCTCCTCACGTACCTCCACCTTTGTCTTTCCAACTTTGTTGACACCGGTTTGGGCAAAATACTAGTGTGTGCATCTCTCCCCAAAACTGATGGTATTATCATCGGCGCTCCCCAAACATGTCCGACATGTGCACTGCCGACTACCATTTGGGTCTGcccgctagagatgctctaacaagtGATGCTGAAAATCGTCGGGTGCACGAAAAATAGCTTACAACACAACACAAACCCAATCACGCAAAAAGGTAAGAAAAAGAAACGCAACTTGAAAAAAGGTAAGAAAAAGAAACACAACTTGAAGAAGACAAAGTCTTCCACACTCGAACGCCAAAGCAAAAGTATACTATCAGGAACATATCAACTTATCAATATGAGGTCATCACAAAACAGTGAACTTCAGATGCCTAAGGAAACACACAACCCCCTCCATCGCCAAAAAGGGACCATACCCACTCGCCCCGGCTCGAAAGGCATCAGATCGTCAGGTGA
It includes:
- the LOC127323601 gene encoding uncharacterized protein, with protein sequence MEASTARRRSVRRKAATTLTEIPDHLLAEIFLRLPAAEDLARASAVCVSFRRLVKDKSFLRGFRRLHRRAATVLHSSTPMATSTARRRHGRKKTKTTLTEIPDHLLSEILLRLPAAGDLARVSAACVTFRRLVIDTDGSFLRRFRRLHDPLLLAFFDRDGFHHAVPPHPSALASAADFSFSFFPNHGDWAVQDIRDGRVLLLRPGEGQQRRVSMEVLHADEGQQRQVSMELAVCDPLHRRYVLLPPVPDDLVASVAHAATDYRPCYEAFLAPLEEEADTAFSVIWMVHFSTRLAALVFSSITGQWQVAASKEWRDLFLGQGKSTMVSPIDREYHERHYAYGCFYWESTTSQKKGLLVLDTRTMEFSLSDLPPREWCTLGLAIVEGKQR
- the LOC127323607 gene encoding uncharacterized protein, with the translated sequence MDSESSTSAYSPPTLRHKLRTTVCGCFGSPGNDGGRAKWRRRVAATGEFRYDPLSYALNFDDGGSDDSDEGADAAAAAFRYRDFSSRLPPSPKPAAARRLTAVAIA